In Thioflexithrix psekupsensis, the following are encoded in one genomic region:
- a CDS encoding TolC family protein → MTVPLLKGAGEISAAANEKAAILQRQAAEMGYQHFIANTLLNSISAYWDYKAALEKLSVERAAEARVEQGYRKVNNFLAGSGQEAQLRSRFAAELARLEAYVYDKKSRTIKATQDVENAKIALANTIGIPAAEAASIGPPKDEFPKGGWDRRLAAMEELNYAQHLLQLALQNRADLKAAKLNQEAEMVRQEKARKDLYPTLNLNLSAGYEGLEVGNDTAAYFDSFNTRVHGADTAATLLFNYPIGNNVAKGQLQLANANYQRASIQVNELTRGVGLQLNGALGKTVQYIKEATQQQSAVTSYEQTLDSLTKNMNLSENPLAVFQWTDNEDKLNQAYNGLIDSLTELAKQIAQLRFQTGTLVFAEGEAGSVSLHTITELPQ, encoded by the coding sequence TTGACCGTTCCTTTATTAAAAGGCGCGGGAGAAATATCTGCGGCTGCTAATGAAAAAGCCGCCATTTTACAACGCCAAGCGGCTGAAATGGGTTATCAACATTTTATTGCCAATACCTTATTAAATTCTATTTCGGCTTATTGGGATTATAAAGCGGCTTTAGAGAAACTCAGTGTTGAACGCGCTGCTGAAGCACGAGTAGAGCAAGGTTATCGCAAGGTAAATAATTTTTTAGCGGGTTCTGGTCAGGAAGCCCAATTGCGCAGTCGTTTCGCTGCGGAATTAGCGCGCTTGGAAGCCTATGTTTATGACAAGAAAAGTCGCACCATTAAGGCTACACAAGACGTTGAAAATGCGAAAATCGCGCTGGCTAATACCATCGGCATTCCTGCGGCTGAAGCCGCCAGCATTGGGCCACCTAAAGATGAATTTCCTAAAGGGGGTTGGGATCGTCGTTTAGCGGCGATGGAAGAGCTGAATTATGCGCAACATTTATTGCAATTAGCCTTGCAAAATCGCGCCGATTTAAAAGCCGCAAAATTAAACCAAGAAGCTGAAATGGTACGGCAAGAAAAAGCCCGCAAAGATTTGTATCCCACCTTAAATCTTAACCTCAGCGCAGGTTATGAAGGCTTAGAAGTGGGAAATGATACTGCCGCTTATTTTGACTCGTTTAATACCCGTGTTCACGGCGCAGATACGGCGGCCACATTGCTTTTTAATTACCCTATCGGTAATAATGTCGCCAAAGGTCAGCTACAATTGGCCAATGCCAATTACCAACGCGCATCGATTCAAGTGAATGAATTAACTCGCGGAGTCGGCTTGCAATTAAACGGGGCTTTGGGTAAAACGGTGCAGTATATTAAGGAAGCGACACAACAACAATCCGCAGTCACTTCTTATGAGCAAACCCTGGATAGTTTGACCAAGAATATGAATTTATCTGAGAATCCTTTAGCGGTTTTTCAATGGACGGATAATGAAGATAAATTAAATCAGGCTTATAATGGTTTAATTGATTCATTGACCGAATTGGCCAAACAAATTGCCCAATTGCGTTTCCAAACGGGAACTTTAGTCTTCGCCGAAGGGGAAGCGGGCAGTGTAAGTTTGCATACTATTACTGAATTACCACAGTAA
- the mazG gene encoding nucleoside triphosphate pyrophosphohydrolase yields MTENVNHSQTALLRLLQIMDELRANCPWDRKQTMASLRHLTLEETYELSDAILTEDLNAIKVELGDLLLHIMFYAKIASEQEAFNFADIANSLCDKLIRRHPHVYGDEKTDNEQLIKQRWEVQKLSEQPEGKRSALAGVPRSLPPLLKALRIQEKARGVGFDWENKTQVWDKVQEELSELNHAVILDDSEAILDEFGDVLFSLVNYARFLDINPETALERTNRKFISRFQALEQAVQADGLLIHDLSLEKLEQYWQAAKLLEQQEKSDY; encoded by the coding sequence ATGACTGAAAATGTCAACCATTCCCAAACCGCTTTATTACGTTTGTTACAGATTATGGATGAATTGCGTGCCAATTGTCCTTGGGATCGTAAACAAACAATGGCTTCTTTGCGACATTTGACCCTTGAAGAAACCTATGAATTATCCGATGCGATTTTAACCGAAGATTTGAATGCCATTAAAGTGGAGTTAGGCGATTTATTATTGCATATTATGTTTTATGCTAAAATTGCCAGTGAACAAGAGGCTTTTAATTTTGCGGATATTGCCAATAGTTTATGTGATAAATTAATTCGTCGTCATCCTCATGTTTATGGTGATGAAAAAACGGATAATGAGCAGCTTATTAAACAGCGTTGGGAAGTGCAGAAATTATCGGAACAACCCGAAGGAAAACGCAGTGCATTGGCAGGCGTTCCGCGCAGTTTGCCACCGTTATTAAAAGCGTTGCGCATTCAAGAAAAAGCGCGAGGTGTGGGCTTTGATTGGGAAAATAAAACCCAAGTTTGGGATAAGGTACAAGAGGAATTGTCAGAATTAAATCATGCGGTGATTTTAGATGATTCTGAAGCCATATTAGACGAGTTTGGTGATGTGTTATTTAGTTTGGTGAATTATGCCCGTTTTTTAGACATTAATCCAGAAACCGCGTTAGAGCGCACCAATCGTAAATTTATCAGTCGTTTCCAAGCCTTAGAACAAGCCGTGCAAGCCGATGGGTTGTTGATTCATGATTTATCATTAGAGAAATTAGAACAATATTGGCAAGCGGCTAAACTATTAGAACAACAAGAAAAAAGTGATTATTAA
- a CDS encoding DMT family transporter, which translates to MPASRFIPYLLLLIAMLCWAGNYVVGRAVQGQIPPIMLSFLRTFVAVVLITPFTVMLLKQQWQLIVTHIKILLLLGILGVAGFNSILYMGLQTTTVTNAALLASASPMIILLFSFLLLKIKPNRYQIIGVILSFFGVVIIVSQADWSVLTHFALTRGDLWVLLAVVVWSLYSVLLRWRPTELHSLTFLSITIMIGFIALIPFALGSLIYSPAWTWSPAVMGSVLYTGIFPLLIAYICWNQAIQDIGANRAGQFLHLIPVFATSLSILFLNETMQHYHLVGIAFIAMGILSATVVKNKSLYQ; encoded by the coding sequence ATGCCAGCCTCCAGATTTATTCCTTATTTATTATTACTGATTGCCATGTTATGTTGGGCGGGTAATTATGTGGTCGGGCGTGCCGTTCAAGGACAAATCCCCCCGATCATGTTATCTTTTTTAAGAACTTTCGTGGCGGTTGTGTTAATTACACCATTTACGGTTATGTTATTAAAACAGCAATGGCAGCTTATTGTTACTCATATTAAAATATTATTGTTGTTGGGAATATTAGGGGTGGCTGGATTTAATTCTATCCTTTATATGGGGCTGCAAACCACTACGGTAACGAATGCGGCTTTATTGGCTTCTGCATCACCAATGATTATTTTATTATTCTCGTTTTTATTATTAAAAATTAAACCCAATCGTTATCAAATCATAGGTGTTATTTTATCATTTTTTGGGGTGGTTATTATTGTCAGTCAAGCGGATTGGTCGGTATTGACACATTTTGCTTTGACACGGGGGGATTTATGGGTGTTATTAGCGGTGGTGGTGTGGTCGCTTTATTCGGTGTTATTGCGGTGGCGGCCGACTGAATTGCACAGTTTAACTTTTTTAAGCATCACCATTATGATTGGTTTTATTGCGCTAATTCCTTTCGCATTAGGTTCGCTGATTTATTCTCCCGCGTGGACATGGTCACCTGCGGTGATGGGAAGTGTGTTATATACGGGAATTTTTCCGTTATTAATCGCTTATATTTGTTGGAATCAGGCGATTCAAGATATTGGTGCCAATCGCGCAGGACAATTTTTACATTTAATTCCTGTCTTTGCCACGTCATTATCGATTTTATTTCTCAATGAAACCATGCAGCATTATCATTTAGTGGGTATTGCTTTTATTGCCATGGGGATTTTATCGGCTACGGTTGTTAAGAATAAATCGCTTTATCAATAA
- a CDS encoding ParA family protein encodes MITVVGNLKGGSGKSTVTFNLAVWLADRGQNVLTYDLDPQCTLSDVLQVRQEENYTPAIRVHNRYNHRPQEPNDSPTEVLIDVGASNMAAMKKAIALADRVVVPVAPSQADLWSTQRFLYMVGGISKDKPPQVVMFVNRADTHSAIRESDQTEAALRALPAVHVLSARLCQRTAYRRSFSEGLAVFELEPHGKAAQEFEVFAHQLYDIS; translated from the coding sequence ATGATCACTGTGGTTGGCAATTTAAAGGGAGGTTCAGGAAAAAGTACCGTCACTTTTAACCTTGCCGTGTGGTTGGCAGACAGGGGGCAAAATGTATTGACGTATGACTTAGACCCACAATGTACATTAAGCGATGTGTTGCAAGTGCGACAAGAAGAAAATTACACCCCAGCGATTCGCGTGCATAATCGCTACAACCATCGCCCACAAGAACCCAACGATTCACCAACAGAAGTCTTAATTGATGTCGGCGCATCCAACATGGCGGCAATGAAAAAAGCCATTGCTTTGGCAGATCGGGTGGTTGTGCCTGTCGCGCCTAGCCAAGCCGATTTATGGTCAACACAACGGTTTTTATACATGGTTGGCGGCATCAGCAAGGATAAACCGCCCCAAGTGGTGATGTTTGTCAATCGTGCCGACACCCACAGTGCCATTCGAGAATCCGACCAGACCGAGGCGGCATTGCGGGCTTTACCCGCTGTGCATGTATTATCAGCCCGCTTATGTCAACGCACAGCGTATCGACGATCTTTTAGCGAAGGATTAGCCGTGTTTGAACTCGAACCCCACGGCAAAGCCGCCCAAGAATTTGAAGTCTTTGCGCATCAACTCTATGATATTTCTTGA
- a CDS encoding HAD family hydrolase yields the protein MSPPIACICFDLDDTLWPVNVVITRAERVLHEWLLSYYPRLARRFSSRDLRKLREQLLLQHPHLACDFSTLRKMSLHHAAERVGYRPDFVEQALEIFLQARHDVTLYHDVLPTLQALHGRYRLSTLTNGNADVNRLSLSAWFDCNIQACQIGVAKPAVEPFHAICKMLAVSPEQVLHVGDDVTCDVQGAQNAGMQAIWLNRTREPWRSETPQPPTIHSLTELLPLLT from the coding sequence ATGTCACCCCCTATTGCTTGCATTTGTTTTGATTTAGACGACACCTTATGGCCAGTGAATGTGGTTATTACGCGAGCGGAGCGTGTTTTACACGAATGGCTTTTGTCATACTATCCGCGTTTGGCGCGGCGTTTTAGCAGCCGTGATCTGCGCAAACTCCGCGAACAATTATTGCTGCAACATCCTCATTTAGCGTGTGATTTTTCTACCTTGCGCAAAATGAGTTTACATCATGCGGCCGAGCGCGTGGGTTATCGCCCTGATTTCGTAGAACAAGCCTTAGAGATTTTTTTACAAGCGCGTCACGATGTGACCTTGTACCACGATGTTTTGCCCACGCTACAAGCCTTACACGGGCGTTATCGCCTTTCTACTTTGACCAATGGCAACGCCGATGTCAACCGTTTATCGTTGTCCGCATGGTTTGATTGTAATATTCAAGCCTGTCAAATCGGGGTGGCCAAACCTGCTGTTGAGCCGTTCCATGCCATTTGTAAAATGCTGGCGGTGTCACCTGAACAGGTTTTACACGTGGGCGATGATGTCACTTGCGATGTACAAGGCGCGCAAAATGCGGGAATGCAGGCGATTTGGCTCAATCGCACCCGCGAACCATGGCGCAGCGAAACGCCACAACCTCCTACAATTCATTCGTTGACAGAATTATTGCCTTTGCTGACCTAA